Proteins encoded in a region of the Streptomyces sp. NBC_01471 genome:
- the pdxS gene encoding pyridoxal 5'-phosphate synthase lyase subunit PdxS, with protein MAEQLKGGVIMDVVDAEQAKIAEDAGAVAVMALERVPADIRKDGGVARMSDPNMIEEIISAVSIPVMAKSRIGHFVEAQVLQSLGVDYIDESEVLTPADEVNHSDKFAFTTPFVCGATNLGEALRRIAEGAAMIRSKGEAGTGNVVEAVRHLRQIKNEIARLRGYDNNELYAAAKDLRAPYELVKEVAGLGRLPVVLFSAGGVATPADAALMRQLGAEGVFVGSGIFKSGDPAKRAAAIVRATTFFDDPKVIADASRNLGEAMVGINCDTLPENERYANRGW; from the coding sequence ATGGCCGAGCAGCTCAAGGGCGGCGTGATCATGGATGTGGTCGACGCCGAGCAGGCGAAGATAGCCGAGGACGCCGGCGCCGTCGCCGTCATGGCCCTGGAGCGGGTCCCCGCCGACATCCGCAAGGACGGCGGAGTGGCCCGGATGTCCGACCCGAACATGATCGAGGAGATCATCTCGGCGGTCTCCATCCCGGTCATGGCCAAGTCGCGTATCGGCCACTTCGTCGAGGCCCAGGTGCTGCAGTCGCTCGGCGTCGACTACATCGACGAGTCCGAGGTGCTGACCCCGGCCGACGAGGTCAACCACAGCGACAAGTTCGCCTTCACGACGCCGTTCGTCTGCGGCGCCACCAACCTGGGCGAGGCCCTGCGCCGGATCGCCGAGGGTGCGGCCATGATCCGCTCCAAGGGGGAGGCCGGCACCGGCAACGTCGTCGAGGCCGTCCGCCACCTGCGCCAGATCAAGAACGAGATCGCCCGGCTGCGCGGCTACGACAACAACGAGCTGTACGCGGCGGCCAAGGACCTGCGCGCCCCGTACGAGCTGGTCAAGGAGGTCGCCGGGCTCGGCAGGCTGCCCGTCGTCCTCTTCTCGGCAGGCGGCGTCGCCACCCCCGCCGACGCGGCGCTGATGCGCCAGCTCGGTGCCGAGGGCGTCTTCGTCGGCTCCGGCATCTTCAAGTCCGGCGACCCGGCCAAGCGTGCCGCCGCCATCGTCAGGGCCACCACCTTCTTCGACGACCCGAAGGTCATCGCGGACGCCTCCCGGAACCTGGGCGAGGCCATGGTCGGCATCAACTGCGACACCCTCCCCGAGAACGAGCGTTACGCGAACCGGGGCTGGTGA
- the pdxT gene encoding pyridoxal 5'-phosphate synthase glutaminase subunit PdxT translates to MGTPVIGVLALQGDVREHLTALAAAGAAARPVRRPEELDELDGLVLPGGESTTMSKLATLFGMLEPLRERIGSGLPVYGTCAGMIMLADKILDPRSGQETFGGIDMIVRRNAFGRQNESFEAAVEIPEIDGGPVEGVFIRAPWVESVGARVQVLAEHGGHIVAVRQGRVLATSFHPELTGDHRVHRYFADMVRDAQ, encoded by the coding sequence ATGGGTACTCCCGTCATCGGCGTCCTCGCTCTTCAGGGCGACGTACGGGAGCATCTGACCGCGCTGGCCGCCGCGGGCGCGGCGGCCAGGCCGGTCCGGCGCCCCGAGGAGCTGGACGAGCTCGACGGCCTGGTCCTCCCGGGCGGCGAGTCCACCACCATGTCCAAGCTGGCCACCCTGTTCGGCATGCTGGAACCGCTGCGCGAGCGCATCGGATCCGGCCTTCCGGTGTACGGGACGTGCGCCGGGATGATCATGCTCGCCGACAAGATCCTGGACCCCCGGTCGGGCCAGGAGACCTTCGGCGGCATCGACATGATCGTCCGGCGCAACGCCTTCGGGCGTCAGAACGAGTCCTTCGAGGCGGCCGTCGAGATCCCCGAGATCGACGGCGGCCCCGTCGAGGGCGTCTTCATCCGGGCCCCCTGGGTCGAGTCGGTGGGTGCCAGGGTCCAGGTCCTCGCGGAGCACGGCGGCCACATCGTCGCGGTGCGCCAGGGCCGCGTCCTGGCCACGTCGTTCCACCCGGAGCTGACGGGGGACCACCGCGTGCACCGGTACTTCGCGGACATGGTGCGCGACGCCCAGTGA
- a CDS encoding YebC/PmpR family DNA-binding transcriptional regulator — protein MSGHSKWATTKHKKAVVDAKRGKLFAKMIKNIEVAARTGGADVSGNPTLFDAIQKAKKSSVPNKNIDSAVKRGAGLEAGGADYETIMYEGYGPNGVAVLIECLTDNRNRAASDVRVAMTRNGGNMADPGSVSYLFNRKGVVVVPKAGLTEDDVLGAVLDAGAEEVNDLGEAFEVLSEATDMVAVRTALQEAGIDYDSAEANFMPTMQVELDEEGARKIFKLIDALEDSDDVQNVFANFDVSDEVMEKIDA, from the coding sequence ATGTCCGGCCACTCTAAATGGGCTACGACGAAGCACAAGAAGGCCGTGGTTGACGCCAAGCGCGGCAAGCTCTTCGCGAAGATGATCAAGAACATCGAGGTCGCGGCCCGCACGGGCGGCGCCGACGTGTCCGGCAACCCGACCCTCTTCGACGCCATCCAGAAGGCCAAGAAGAGCTCGGTGCCGAACAAGAACATCGACTCCGCGGTCAAGCGCGGTGCCGGTCTCGAAGCCGGTGGCGCCGACTACGAGACGATCATGTACGAGGGCTACGGACCGAACGGTGTCGCGGTGCTCATCGAGTGCCTCACCGACAACCGCAACCGCGCCGCCTCCGACGTGCGCGTCGCGATGACCCGCAACGGCGGCAACATGGCCGACCCGGGCTCCGTGTCGTACCTGTTCAACCGCAAGGGCGTCGTGGTCGTGCCCAAGGCCGGGCTCACCGAGGACGATGTCCTGGGCGCGGTGCTCGACGCCGGCGCCGAGGAGGTCAACGACCTGGGCGAGGCCTTCGAGGTGCTCTCCGAGGCCACCGACATGGTCGCGGTCCGCACCGCGCTCCAGGAGGCGGGCATCGACTACGACTCGGCCGAGGCCAACTTCATGCCGACCATGCAGGTCGAGCTGGACGAAGAGGGCGCACGCAAGATCTTCAAGCTGATCGACGCGCTGGAGGACAGCGACGACGTGCAGAACGTCTTCGCCAACTTCGACGTCTCGGACGAGGTCATGGAGAAGATCGACGCCTGA
- the ruvC gene encoding crossover junction endodeoxyribonuclease RuvC, which translates to MRVLGVDPGLTRCGVGVVEGVAGRRLTMLGVGVVRTPADAELGLRLVAIERGIEAWLDEHRPEVVAVERVFSQHNVSTVMGTAQASAVAMLCASRRGIPVALHTPSEVKAAVSGSGRADKAQVGAMVTRLLRLDAPPRPADAADALALAICHIWRAPAQNRLQQAVAAHRTLKGRTA; encoded by the coding sequence GTGCGGGTACTCGGCGTGGACCCGGGGCTGACGCGCTGCGGCGTCGGTGTCGTCGAGGGCGTGGCCGGACGCCGGCTGACCATGCTCGGCGTGGGAGTCGTCCGGACGCCCGCCGACGCGGAGCTGGGGCTGCGGCTGGTCGCCATCGAGCGCGGCATCGAGGCGTGGCTGGACGAGCACCGGCCCGAAGTCGTCGCCGTGGAGCGGGTGTTCAGCCAGCACAACGTCAGCACGGTGATGGGTACCGCGCAGGCCAGCGCGGTCGCCATGCTCTGCGCGTCCCGCCGGGGTATCCCGGTCGCCCTGCACACCCCCAGTGAGGTCAAGGCCGCCGTCTCCGGCAGCGGCCGGGCGGACAAGGCCCAGGTCGGGGCGATGGTGACCCGGCTGCTGCGGCTGGACGCACCGCCCCGGCCGGCCGACGCCGCCGACGCGCTGGCACTCGCCATCTGCCACATCTGGCGGGCCCCCGCGCAGAACAGACTCCAGCAGGCCGTCGCCGCCCACCGCACGCTGAAAGGCCGTACCGCATGA
- the ruvA gene encoding Holliday junction branch migration protein RuvA, whose translation MIAFVSGPVAALAPTTAVIEVGGIGMSVQCAPNTLSALRIGQEAKLATSLVVREDSLTLYGFADDDERQTFELLQTASGVGPRLAQAMLAVHSPDALRLAVSTGDEKSLTAVPGIGKKGAQKLLLELKDRLGAPLGTGGAHLAAQRTASGPAPWSEQLHSALVGLGYAPRDAEEAVAAVTPQAEAAAEPNVGALLKAALQTLNRAR comes from the coding sequence ATGATCGCCTTCGTCTCCGGACCGGTGGCCGCCCTGGCCCCGACCACCGCCGTCATCGAGGTCGGCGGGATCGGCATGTCGGTCCAGTGCGCCCCGAACACACTGTCCGCCCTGCGCATCGGCCAGGAGGCGAAGCTCGCCACCTCCCTCGTGGTGCGGGAGGACTCCCTCACGCTCTACGGCTTCGCCGACGACGACGAACGCCAGACCTTCGAGCTCCTCCAGACCGCGAGCGGTGTCGGCCCCCGGCTCGCGCAGGCCATGCTCGCCGTGCACTCGCCCGACGCCCTGCGGCTCGCTGTCTCCACCGGGGACGAGAAATCGCTGACCGCTGTTCCCGGTATCGGCAAGAAGGGCGCCCAGAAACTCCTTCTGGAGCTCAAGGACCGGCTCGGAGCCCCGCTCGGCACCGGCGGCGCACACCTCGCCGCGCAGCGCACCGCATCCGGACCCGCGCCGTGGAGCGAGCAGCTGCACTCCGCGCTCGTCGGCCTCGGCTACGCGCCGCGTGACGCGGAGGAGGCCGTCGCCGCCGTCACCCCGCAGGCCGAGGCCGCCGCCGAGCCCAACGTCGGCGCGCTCCTCAAGGCCGCCCTGCAGACCCTCAACCGCGCCCGCTGA
- the ruvB gene encoding Holliday junction branch migration DNA helicase RuvB — MLPPQNEWDDTAPETEERLVGADADGEDQAVEAALRPKDLDEFVGQEKVRFQLDLVLRAARQRGATADHVLLSGAPGLGKTTLSMIIAAEMGAPIRITSGPAIQHAGDLAAILSSLQEGEVLFLDEIHRMSRPAEEMLYMAMEDFRVDVIVGKGPGATAIPLELPPFTLVGATTRAGLLPPPLRDRFGFTGHMEFYEPAELERVIHRSARLLDVEIGEDGAGEIAGRSRGTPRIANRLLRRVRDYAQVEADGVITREIARTALAVYEVDARGLDRLDRAVLQALLKLFGGGPVGLSTLAVAVGEERETVEEVAEPFLVREGLLARTPRGRVATPAAWAHLGLVPPQGGAGGAAGKGQAGLFGA; from the coding sequence ATGCTGCCTCCTCAGAACGAGTGGGACGACACCGCCCCCGAGACCGAAGAGCGCCTGGTGGGAGCCGACGCCGACGGTGAGGACCAGGCGGTCGAAGCCGCGCTGCGCCCCAAGGACCTGGACGAGTTCGTCGGCCAGGAGAAGGTCAGGTTCCAGCTCGACCTGGTCCTGCGCGCGGCCAGGCAGCGCGGCGCCACCGCCGACCACGTGCTGCTCTCCGGCGCCCCGGGCCTGGGCAAGACCACTCTTTCCATGATCATCGCGGCCGAGATGGGCGCTCCCATCCGCATCACGTCCGGCCCCGCGATCCAGCACGCCGGTGATCTGGCCGCCATCCTCTCGTCCCTCCAGGAGGGCGAGGTGCTCTTCCTCGACGAGATCCACCGGATGTCCAGGCCCGCCGAGGAAATGCTCTACATGGCCATGGAGGACTTCCGTGTCGACGTCATCGTCGGCAAGGGGCCCGGCGCCACCGCCATCCCGCTGGAGCTGCCGCCCTTCACCCTGGTCGGCGCCACCACCAGGGCAGGTCTGCTGCCGCCGCCGCTGCGCGACCGCTTCGGCTTCACGGGACACATGGAGTTCTACGAACCGGCCGAGCTGGAGCGCGTCATCCACCGCTCGGCCCGGCTGCTGGACGTCGAGATCGGTGAGGACGGCGCCGGGGAGATCGCCGGACGCTCCCGCGGCACCCCCCGGATCGCCAACCGGCTGCTGCGCCGGGTCCGCGACTACGCCCAGGTCGAGGCCGACGGAGTGATCACCAGGGAAATCGCCCGTACGGCGCTCGCGGTGTACGAGGTTGACGCCCGCGGACTCGACCGGCTGGACCGTGCGGTGCTCCAGGCCCTGCTCAAGCTCTTCGGGGGCGGACCCGTGGGCCTCTCCACCCTCGCCGTAGCCGTGGGCGAGGAGCGCGAGACGGTCGAGGAGGTCGCCGAGCCGTTCCTGGTCCGCGAGGGTCTGCTGGCCCGCACCCCGCGTGGCCGGGTGGCCACTCCGGCCGCCTGGGCGCACCTGGGACTCGTACCCCCGCAGGGGGGCGCGGGAGGCGCTGCGGGAAAGGGACAAGCGGGTCTGTTCGGGGCGTGA
- the yajC gene encoding preprotein translocase subunit YajC, producing the protein MSLVTLLPFIVLIGAMFLMTRSAKRKQQAAASMRNEMQPGTGVRTIGGMYATVKEINEDSVLLEIAPGVHAVYGKNAIGAVLDDAEYNRIVHGDTAIVPDDASSLTELDEPKVDLGKHETPDADAASGDAEDADQAAATAEDKADKSDKAEKKNDGEGEAK; encoded by the coding sequence GTGAGTCTCGTGACCCTCCTCCCCTTCATCGTGCTCATCGGGGCCATGTTCCTGATGACCCGGTCCGCCAAGCGGAAGCAGCAGGCGGCCGCATCGATGCGCAATGAGATGCAGCCCGGCACCGGCGTCCGGACGATCGGGGGCATGTACGCCACCGTCAAGGAGATCAACGAAGACTCGGTCCTCCTGGAGATCGCGCCCGGCGTCCACGCCGTCTACGGCAAGAACGCGATCGGCGCGGTCCTGGACGACGCGGAGTACAACCGCATCGTCCACGGCGACACCGCCATCGTTCCCGACGACGCCTCCTCGCTGACCGAGCTCGACGAACCCAAGGTCGACCTGGGCAAGCACGAGACCCCGGACGCCGACGCCGCCTCCGGCGACGCCGAGGACGCCGACCAGGCCGCGGCCACCGCCGAGGACAAGGCCGACAAGAGCGACAAGGCCGAGAAGAAGAACGACGGCGAGGGCGAAGCGAAGTAG
- the secD gene encoding protein translocase subunit SecD — protein MAAPNKGRRQTGAQGKPGRSLALILIAMVALVGGMFWAKQVTPRLGIDLAGGTSITLQAKPQPGKPNAINQKNMDTAVSIIERRVNGLGVSEAEVQTQGKDQILVNIPKGTNEKQARQQVGTTAQLYFRPVVTVAAGKPTPAGKPSATPSPSASSKAKDKSSSSGSPKGTASPPSSPQGRAVTDALKAGPTPGPSTPPQSSPTPTPAQSAAAAKLEKKFAALDCSTKAGRAKAGGDNVKPTDPTVACSQSGDAKYILDAAAVDGTDVSGAKAVIDQQQGQWIVQMDFTGKGSKKFQAITSKLSKQQSPQNQFAIALDGAVVSAPSVSQTLSGSAQISGSFTQQSAEDLGNVLSYGALPLSFKEETVTTVTAALGGEQLQAGIIAGAIGLVLVIIYLVAYYRGLSFIAILSLLVSAILTYTLMSLLGKGIGFALNLPAVCGAIVAIGITADSFIVYFERIRDEIREGRTLRPAVERAWPRARRTILVSDFVSFLAAAVLYIVTVGKVQGFAFTLGLTTLLDVVVVFLFTKPVMTLLARKKFFYSGHPWSGLDPKRLGAKPPLRRSRGGATAASSVPTDPKEA, from the coding sequence GTGGCAGCACCGAACAAGGGCCGAAGGCAGACGGGAGCCCAGGGCAAGCCCGGGCGGTCCCTGGCCCTGATCCTGATCGCCATGGTTGCGCTCGTCGGCGGGATGTTCTGGGCGAAGCAGGTCACGCCGCGTCTCGGCATCGACCTCGCGGGCGGTACGAGCATCACGCTCCAGGCCAAGCCCCAGCCGGGCAAGCCCAACGCGATCAACCAGAAGAACATGGACACCGCGGTCAGTATCATCGAGCGCCGTGTCAACGGGCTCGGAGTGTCCGAGGCCGAGGTTCAGACCCAGGGCAAGGACCAGATTCTCGTCAACATCCCCAAGGGGACGAACGAGAAGCAGGCCAGGCAGCAGGTCGGGACCACCGCTCAGCTGTACTTCCGCCCTGTGGTGACGGTCGCGGCCGGGAAGCCCACGCCTGCCGGCAAGCCCTCCGCCACGCCCTCCCCGAGCGCCTCGTCGAAGGCCAAGGACAAGTCGTCGTCCTCGGGGTCGCCGAAGGGCACTGCCTCCCCCCCCTCGTCCCCCCAGGGTCGTGCGGTCACCGACGCGCTGAAGGCCGGCCCCACGCCCGGCCCGTCGACCCCTCCCCAGTCCAGCCCCACCCCGACGCCCGCCCAGAGCGCGGCCGCCGCCAAGCTGGAGAAGAAGTTCGCCGCGCTCGACTGCTCCACCAAGGCCGGCCGTGCCAAGGCCGGCGGCGACAACGTCAAGCCCACTGACCCGACTGTGGCGTGCAGCCAGTCCGGTGACGCGAAGTACATCCTCGACGCCGCCGCCGTGGACGGCACCGACGTCTCCGGCGCCAAGGCCGTCATCGACCAGCAGCAGGGCCAGTGGATCGTCCAGATGGACTTCACGGGCAAGGGCTCGAAGAAGTTCCAGGCGATCACCAGCAAGCTCTCGAAGCAGCAGTCCCCGCAGAATCAGTTCGCCATCGCGCTGGACGGCGCCGTCGTCTCGGCCCCCAGCGTGAGCCAGACGCTCAGCGGCAGCGCCCAGATCTCCGGCAGCTTCACCCAGCAGTCGGCCGAGGACCTCGGCAACGTGCTGTCCTACGGCGCGCTCCCGCTCTCCTTCAAGGAGGAGACCGTCACCACGGTGACCGCGGCGCTCGGCGGCGAGCAGCTCCAGGCGGGCATCATCGCCGGCGCCATCGGCCTCGTGCTGGTCATCATCTACCTGGTGGCCTACTACCGCGGCCTGTCGTTCATCGCGATCCTCAGCCTCCTGGTCTCCGCGATCCTCACGTACACACTGATGTCGCTGCTCGGCAAGGGCATCGGCTTCGCACTCAACCTGCCCGCGGTGTGTGGTGCGATCGTTGCGATCGGTATCACCGCGGACTCGTTCATCGTCTACTTCGAACGCATCCGTGACGAGATCCGCGAGGGCCGCACGCTGCGGCCCGCCGTCGAGCGTGCCTGGCCGCGCGCCCGGCGCACCATCCTGGTCTCGGACTTCGTCTCGTTCCTCGCCGCGGCCGTCCTGTACATCGTGACGGTCGGCAAGGTGCAGGGCTTCGCGTTCACGCTGGGCCTGACCACGCTGCTCGACGTCGTCGTGGTCTTCCTCTTCACCAAGCCGGTGATGACGCTGCTGGCCCGCAAGAAGTTCTTCTACAGCGGCCACCCGTGGTCCGGCCTCGACCCGAAGCGGCTCGGCGCCAAACCCCCGCTCCGCCGCTCGCGCGGTGGCGCCACCGCCGCCTCCTCCGTCCCCACCGACCCGAAGGAGGCGTGA